Proteins co-encoded in one Chlorogloeopsis sp. ULAP01 genomic window:
- a CDS encoding bifunctional riboflavin kinase/FAD synthetase gives MLNLSQNGCSVWVTSSTELALVPTAVALGKFDGVHRGHRQVIQPILEDIGTREGGDIKTFSPSVTSKDRIYSTVVTFNPHPQEFFTGQPRTLLTPLDEKVQQLRSLGVEQLVLLPFDKELCALTPEEFVEKILIEQLQAVQISVGQDFRFGSKRTGTAQDLQVIAAKHGVPVTIVPLESCSEEVFPEAPISSSLIRQTLSSGDLQYANKLLGRPYSLIGTVVKGQQLGRTIGFPTANLQLPKDKFLPLQGVYAVRVFITDETLELDGNGYLGVMNIGNRPTVNGTQISVEVHLFNWFGDLYGKKLTVQLEKFLRPEQKFPNLEALKTQIQLDCNAAKAFFGC, from the coding sequence GTGCTAAATCTGTCTCAAAATGGGTGTTCTGTGTGGGTTACTTCTTCAACCGAATTAGCTCTAGTGCCAACTGCTGTGGCACTTGGGAAATTTGACGGTGTACATCGCGGTCATCGACAGGTTATTCAACCAATTTTGGAAGACATAGGAACACGGGAAGGTGGGGACATAAAAACATTTTCACCCTCCGTGACATCCAAAGATCGCATCTACTCGACAGTTGTCACCTTTAATCCTCATCCACAAGAGTTTTTTACCGGTCAACCCCGTACTTTGCTGACGCCGCTAGATGAAAAAGTCCAACAATTGCGATCGCTTGGGGTGGAACAACTGGTACTATTGCCTTTCGACAAAGAGTTATGCGCTTTGACTCCCGAAGAATTTGTAGAAAAAATTCTCATTGAGCAATTGCAAGCAGTACAAATTAGTGTTGGGCAAGATTTTCGTTTTGGTTCTAAACGCACTGGTACTGCTCAAGATTTGCAAGTAATCGCTGCCAAGCACGGCGTTCCAGTTACCATAGTCCCCTTAGAAAGTTGTTCTGAGGAAGTTTTTCCTGAGGCTCCCATTAGCAGTTCACTGATTCGTCAGACCCTCAGTAGCGGCGATCTTCAATACGCAAACAAACTATTGGGGCGTCCGTACTCTCTCATCGGTACAGTAGTTAAAGGCCAACAACTTGGCAGAACAATTGGCTTTCCCACCGCCAACCTACAATTGCCCAAAGATAAGTTTTTACCCCTCCAAGGTGTTTACGCTGTGCGTGTCTTTATCACTGATGAGACTCTAGAACTCGATGGAAATGGCTATTTAGGTGTAATGAATATAGGTAATCGCCCCACGGTAAATGGTACTCAAATCTCAGTGGAAGTACATCTTTTCAATTGGTTTGGTGACTTATATGGTAAAAAGCTAACTGTGCAGCTAGAAAAATTCTTACGCCCGGAACAAAAATTTCCTAATCTAGAAGCCTTAAAAACACAAATTCAATTAGACTGCAATGCCGCTAAAGCTTTTTTTGGTTGCTAA
- a CDS encoding MBL fold metallo-hydrolase, whose translation MSRIENQFKVHFWGVRGSIPCPGPSTVRYGGNTSCVEMQVDGKHLIFDGGTGLHVLGQSLLSKMPIEAHIFFTHSHWDHMQGFPFFTPGFVKGNTFHIYGAIAPDGSTVEQRLNDQMLHPNFPVPLQIMQANLDFCNVIPGQSIQIDDITVETAPLNHPGEAVGYRVTWRGGTAVYVTDTEHFPDRLDENVLRLARDADILIYDSTYTDEEYHSPTRPKIGWGHSTWQEAVKVAKAANVKNLVIFHHDPAHDDDFLDRVGEEARQIFPRAIMAREGMELQVPISVSLSESFPVSKFFA comes from the coding sequence ATGTCCAGGATAGAAAATCAATTTAAAGTGCATTTTTGGGGCGTTCGCGGCAGTATCCCCTGCCCTGGGCCTAGCACCGTCCGTTACGGAGGTAATACCTCTTGCGTCGAGATGCAAGTGGACGGCAAACATTTAATTTTTGATGGTGGTACTGGGCTGCATGTTTTGGGGCAATCTTTATTGTCCAAAATGCCGATAGAAGCTCATATATTTTTCACCCACTCCCATTGGGATCATATGCAGGGTTTTCCTTTTTTTACACCGGGGTTTGTGAAAGGAAATACTTTTCATATCTATGGCGCGATCGCTCCTGATGGTTCCACAGTCGAACAGCGTCTTAATGACCAGATGCTGCATCCAAATTTTCCAGTACCTTTACAAATCATGCAGGCAAATTTGGATTTTTGTAACGTCATACCAGGCCAATCCATCCAAATCGATGACATCACCGTTGAGACAGCACCTTTAAACCATCCGGGTGAAGCCGTGGGATATCGAGTTACCTGGCGTGGCGGCACTGCTGTTTACGTTACCGATACCGAACATTTCCCCGACAGGTTAGATGAAAATGTTCTGCGACTAGCTCGTGATGCCGACATTCTAATTTACGACTCCACCTACACGGACGAGGAATATCATTCACCAACTAGACCAAAAATCGGTTGGGGACATTCTACATGGCAAGAAGCTGTAAAGGTTGCCAAAGCGGCTAATGTTAAAAATTTGGTAATTTTTCACCACGATCCAGCTCATGATGATGATTTTTTGGATCGTGTGGGAGAAGAAGCACGTCAAATCTTTCCTCGTGCAATCATGGCACGCGAAGGAATGGAGCTTCAGGTTCCGATTTCAGTTAGCTTATCAGAATCTTTTCCTGTTAGTAAGTTTTTTGCATAG
- the surE gene encoding 5'/3'-nucleotidase SurE: protein MKLLISNDDGIYALGIRTLANSLAQAGHEVSVVCPDRERSATGHGLTLHQPIRAEIVESIFHPTVKAWACDGTPSDCVKLALWALLDSPPDLVLSGINQGANLGTEILYSGTVSAAMEGLIEGIPSVALSLASFSSKDFQPAAKFANILVEQIAKKPLPDLMLLNVNIPAVKWEEIAGVAITRQGVRRYVDVFDKRIDPRGKTYYWLTGEVLEDVEPPTGLNLPQNLPMDVHIIRKNYISITPLQYNLTYVTGLHDLSQWNFTFP from the coding sequence ATGAAATTGCTGATTAGTAACGATGATGGTATTTATGCTTTAGGTATTCGGACACTCGCTAACTCTTTAGCCCAAGCAGGACATGAAGTTAGCGTAGTTTGTCCAGACAGAGAACGTTCTGCCACAGGTCATGGATTAACCCTACACCAACCAATTCGTGCCGAAATAGTCGAGTCGATTTTTCATCCCACCGTTAAAGCTTGGGCTTGTGATGGTACTCCCTCTGACTGTGTAAAATTGGCATTGTGGGCTTTGCTTGACTCTCCTCCCGATTTAGTTCTTTCTGGAATTAATCAAGGTGCGAACCTGGGAACAGAAATTCTCTATTCTGGTACTGTTTCCGCAGCAATGGAAGGCTTAATTGAAGGCATTCCCAGTGTGGCACTGAGTTTGGCTAGTTTCTCGTCCAAAGATTTTCAACCCGCAGCTAAATTTGCCAATATTCTAGTGGAACAGATAGCGAAAAAGCCTCTTCCTGATTTGATGTTGCTTAATGTTAATATTCCTGCTGTCAAGTGGGAAGAAATTGCGGGAGTTGCCATCACCCGCCAAGGAGTACGACGCTACGTAGATGTTTTCGACAAGCGAATTGACCCACGTGGTAAAACTTATTACTGGTTAACAGGAGAAGTTTTAGAAGATGTGGAACCACCAACAGGTCTAAATTTACCTCAAAATTTACCCATGGATGTACACATCATCCGCAAAAACTACATTAGTATAACTCCATTGCAATATAATCTCACCTACGTAACAGGGTTGCATGATTTATCTCAATGGAATTTTACCTTTCCGTAA
- the pheS gene encoding phenylalanine--tRNA ligase subunit alpha, whose product MTSNLEAQLLALREEGEKAIAAADTLESLEELRVKYLGKKGSLSVLLGGMGKLPAEERPKIGAVANTVKEALQTSLDRQHTALEAAKIQAQLEAETLDVTMPGIYYPQGRVHPINGMIDKALDIFVGMGYTVASGPEMETDYYNFEALNTPPDHPARDMQDTFYLPDGNLLRTHTSSVQIRYMENEEPPIRIVAPGRVYRRDNVDATHAAVFHQIELLAIDEGLTFTDLKGTIKVFLQAMFGELPIRFRASYFPFTEPSAEVDLQWNGRWLEVMGCGMVDPNVLKAVGYDPEIYTGFAAGFGVERFAMVLHQLDDIRRVYASDLRFLRQF is encoded by the coding sequence ATGACAAGTAACTTAGAAGCTCAACTTTTGGCATTGCGAGAGGAAGGAGAAAAGGCGATCGCAGCTGCCGACACCCTAGAAAGCTTAGAAGAACTGAGAGTCAAGTATCTTGGCAAAAAAGGTAGCCTCTCAGTGCTTTTGGGCGGCATGGGCAAACTTCCAGCAGAAGAACGACCAAAAATAGGGGCTGTTGCCAATACAGTTAAAGAAGCCTTGCAAACAAGCCTTGATCGGCAACATACAGCCTTGGAAGCAGCAAAAATTCAGGCACAGCTAGAAGCTGAAACTCTGGATGTGACAATGCCAGGAATTTACTATCCCCAAGGTCGAGTTCATCCGATTAATGGCATGATCGACAAGGCGCTAGATATCTTTGTGGGTATGGGCTACACAGTGGCTTCTGGCCCAGAAATGGAAACAGATTACTATAATTTTGAGGCTCTAAATACTCCACCCGATCACCCTGCTCGCGATATGCAGGATACTTTCTACCTACCAGATGGCAATTTGCTGCGGACTCATACCTCGTCGGTACAAATTCGCTACATGGAAAACGAAGAACCACCGATCCGCATTGTTGCCCCTGGCAGAGTCTATCGGAGAGATAACGTAGATGCTACTCACGCGGCAGTTTTTCATCAAATCGAACTTTTGGCAATTGACGAGGGACTGACTTTTACCGACCTCAAAGGTACTATTAAGGTATTTTTGCAGGCAATGTTTGGTGAGTTACCGATTCGCTTCCGTGCTAGTTATTTCCCGTTTACCGAACCATCTGCTGAGGTTGATTTGCAATGGAATGGTCGCTGGTTGGAAGTTATGGGTTGTGGTATGGTCGATCCAAATGTCTTAAAAGCTGTAGGTTACGATCCAGAAATTTATACAGGCTTTGCCGCCGGTTTTGGTGTGGAGCGCTTTGCAATGGTGCTACATCAGCTTGATGATATTCGGCGCGTGTATGCCAGCGATTTACGCTTTTTAAGGCAGTTTTAG
- a CDS encoding ATP-dependent DNA helicase RecQ, translating to MNNSAPTSWNEVRAAFQKIWGYEDFRPPQGEIIRSLLAKKDALIIMPTGGGKSICFQLPALLQTGLTLVVSPLVALMENQVQELRDRNLSAELLHSELSSFQRRQILKALEQQKLRLLYLSPETLLSKPVWERLCQPQLVINGLILDEAHCLVQWGETFRPAYRRIGAVRPALLKLKPPGTKIVLAAFTATADPLAQKIIQETLQLHQPTIFRLNPYRSNLSPTVQIVWTPRGRKQKLLKFIQQRQQTTGLVYVRSRRDSENLAIWLQEMGYTTASYHAGLSAEERRAVEGDWLGGKIPFVVCTSAFGMGINKPDCRWVIHFHAPLLLSEYVQEIGRAGRDGKPAQALTLISEPTGWLDPQDKQRQKFFEEKVRPQHLQARRFINKLPKTGEVDAVARQFPDGAITLSLLHSCSQLKWIDPFHYTIVSSPKSSSLTQLQTATQMNKYLTSKQCRWQFLLSAFGFEKEAANWRCGHCDNCQ from the coding sequence ATGAATAACTCTGCACCTACATCCTGGAATGAAGTTCGGGCTGCATTTCAAAAAATCTGGGGTTACGAAGATTTTCGTCCACCACAGGGAGAAATTATCCGCAGTTTGTTGGCGAAAAAAGACGCACTAATTATTATGCCAACGGGTGGGGGCAAATCAATTTGCTTTCAACTTCCAGCTTTATTACAAACAGGGCTAACTTTGGTAGTTTCACCCTTGGTGGCATTGATGGAAAACCAAGTGCAAGAACTACGCGATCGCAATTTAAGTGCAGAGTTATTACACAGCGAATTGTCTTCTTTCCAACGGCGACAAATTCTTAAGGCATTAGAACAACAAAAGCTAAGATTACTCTACTTATCGCCCGAAACTTTACTCAGCAAGCCCGTGTGGGAAAGATTATGTCAGCCGCAACTTGTAATCAATGGTTTAATTTTGGATGAAGCCCATTGCCTAGTGCAGTGGGGAGAGACATTTCGACCTGCTTATCGAAGAATTGGGGCAGTGCGACCAGCATTGCTAAAATTAAAACCACCAGGAACAAAAATAGTACTAGCTGCCTTTACTGCCACCGCCGATCCCCTAGCCCAAAAAATCATTCAAGAAACTTTACAATTACACCAACCAACAATTTTCCGTTTGAATCCTTATCGCTCCAATCTTAGCCCCACAGTCCAGATAGTTTGGACACCACGAGGCAGAAAGCAAAAATTATTAAAATTTATCCAACAAAGACAGCAAACCACGGGATTAGTTTACGTTCGCAGCAGACGAGATAGTGAGAATTTAGCTATATGGCTGCAAGAAATGGGTTATACTACAGCTAGTTATCATGCGGGACTGAGCGCTGAGGAACGCCGCGCTGTAGAAGGTGACTGGTTAGGAGGAAAAATACCTTTTGTAGTTTGTACCTCTGCCTTTGGCATGGGAATAAATAAACCAGATTGCCGTTGGGTAATTCACTTTCACGCACCGTTGTTGTTATCAGAATACGTGCAGGAAATAGGACGTGCCGGAAGGGATGGTAAACCAGCCCAAGCATTAACGTTAATCAGTGAACCGACAGGGTGGTTAGATCCACAAGATAAGCAAAGACAGAAATTTTTTGAGGAAAAAGTGCGACCGCAACACCTACAAGCACGACGATTTATCAACAAACTACCAAAAACAGGAGAAGTAGATGCAGTAGCCCGACAATTTCCCGATGGTGCTATTACTCTTTCTCTCTTACACAGTTGCAGTCAGCTAAAGTGGATTGACCCTTTCCACTACACAATTGTTAGTAGTCCGAAAAGTAGCTCACTTACACAACTCCAAACAGCTACACAGATGAATAAATACCTCACTAGCAAACAGTGCCGTTGGCAATTTTTATTATCTGCTTTTGGTTTTGAAAAAGAAGCAGCTAATTGGCGCTGCGGACATTGTGATAATTGTCAATAA